The genomic window TCAAAAAACAGGGGAGACGTATGCCCACCCTGTGGAACACCAGAATTTACAGTAATAACATCAGAAAAAAGACCACCCACTTTAACTCGTTGGGTACGACCAGATAAAAAGTTTTTAACCCACTCAACAAAATGGACATGAAAACCTATGGATGCCAATTTATTAAGGAGAATTTGGTGatcaacacgatcaaatgccttacTGAAATCCGTATAAATAGCATCAATCTGCTTACGATCTTCCATATGCTTTAAGATATCAGATTGGTAGCAAATTAGATTCGTTACTGTGGATTTTTGTCTGCAAAAACCGTGCTGAGATTCAGAAATCAGACCCCTGCACACCCACGACAGCTGCTTAGCTACCAAACTATCAAAGAGTTTGGGAATTGCGGATTGAATGCATATACTACGATAATTTTCTATGTCATTCTTCTTACCTTTTTTAAATATGGTTACAACAAAACTCTCCTTCCAAGCACCTGGAAATGTAGAAGACTGTAAGGATTTATGGCCCAACAACAGTGCAGACACATTTTTTAAAAGGAAATTAGGAACACCATCTGGACCGCTGGAAGTTTTATTTGGAAGAGAACATATACCATCAAAAATACCAGTGACAGTAAAGTCAGTGATATTGAAGCAAGCACCGATGTTGCTATCTAAATGTGCACTGGGTAACTTGAGATCGTTATTACTGGGTAAGTAAACAGTCTGAAAGAAATCTTTGAATAAATTAGCAATACCTTGTCCATTAGAAGCTGACCGTTCATTATAAAACTTCAAATCAGGAAGGTTGTGACTAGACAGTTTATCCCTAATATATTTCCAAAACGAATAAGGGTTATTCTGCAATTCAGCATCTAAACCTCTAATATACAGGGAAAAGTATGCATCAGACAACCGTTTACATTCTGATCGGAGACGAGAGAAATTGGAATAATTAACATCAGACCGATTCTTCATGTACAGAGAGTGGGCATACTTCTTTTCTCTCGTCAAACATCTAAGATCATGAGAAAACCACTTaggaaaagaagaagatctaTAGCGTTTCAAAGATACAAAAAAAGCGATACCTGTAGCAAGAATTTCATTGAAGACTTGAGTTGATACATTTATATCGCTATAACCTAAGCATTCCTGCCAATCTATAGCAGCCAAGAAGTTATTAAACTCAAAGTAGTTGCCGTTCATGAAATCATAGTAGAATTCATGATAGGATAGACATGAAGAGGAGGATGTGTTTAAGGCCATCAAACTAGCTTCATAGCCAAAATGATGTAAACTAGAGTTCAAGAGAGGATCACCCGCCCTTGTGATAACCAAGTCCCTATAGTTAGAGAAAACCAGGTCTAAAAATACATTTCTGTCATTAGGTAAAGAGTTTAGTTGGTAAAATTTTAGGTAACCATAAGCTTGTGCCACATCAACAGCTGGATCAGCTCCTGGACAATGAACTAGGACACCAAACTCATCATTGGACCATACTGCATTTGGTAAGTTGTAATCGCCAAACATGTAAATATTAAGTGATGGATACTGAAGAACAATTTCTTCCATGTATGCTTCCCGGGGAGAATGAGGAGGAATATAAGTACCCCCAATAATAAACTTGGACTTACCAAACTGAGACAAAATAAGAAGTTGTTCAATATGGTCTTCATTGATAGAGATATAATGAGATTGCAGCTTGCTCCTAACAAATATCAGGACACCACCTCCATTCAATTTGTCACTAGATTTCAGACTTCTGTCACAACGAAAAACATCAAAACCATCACATCTTAATTCACTGTCCCTGAAGTTATCATTCAAATTACTCTCAACTAGTATGATTATGTCGTATGGACAGCACGACACATTTATTAACAAATCAGAAAGTCTTGTACGCAGGCCACCAACATTCTGATAGTACACTGTTAATGGGTAAGAGCAAGGTTTTTTGGTTTTGATTTGACGACTACTGGCTCACCGTGACGGAACTGGATAGAGAAATTCTCCTCACCCGCATTTTCTCTCTCCAATAACGACTTTTTCGCTGCTTTATAAGCCTCTTGTTCCATTTTGGTTTGATCACCAGACATTTTATATCTAGATCCACGAAGCTTATTGCGAGATTTCAGGGCCAATTTTACAGTGTTAGATGAGTAGTACATGAGTAATTGTAGATTCTTCATTCTGTATACCAATCATTCGGAAAACCTCATGAACAATATTTTTATCATGGTCAATTCGATCATTTAAAGTGGTGGAATTGGATTCAGGAATATTGTATATGAGATTATTAGCTCTAACTAAGCGCTGCTGTACTTCATATAAAACTGAACTAGTTTTAGTTTcgttttttgtttgattttttaaattagccAATTCTAGATTAGTTCTAAAGAACTAATCTTATCTTTCAGTGCTTTAATCTCTCTGAGCACTGCTGGGGCAGATTTGAAGGCATCTTTGCAATCACGATAGAAAAAAAAACATGGATCTTTTCTGCAATGCAATCGCCCTAAATTCAGTGCTAGACAAACCAAGACATTTCTCATTTAGGTGAAATGGTAACTGGCAGCTATCACAAACGGCAATTTTATCATcatcagcaattttattgcaaCCACCACATGTAAATTTGCCAGCCATAACCTCcaatatataaacaaaacctgTATATTGTCTACGATATAAAGGTCCGAAATAAAGtccctagtactcaaatctgagtaaaggtAGAAGTGAAAAAcacagtttatgtttcctttaGACTCGGAGGCGATGCACTCTctccagacagctgtttctgtcttacGACGTCATCAGTGGAGCTGCATGCATGCCTCTGAAGAAAAACGAAACCAAACTGTCttatttataaaaaacataaattgtCTTTTTCACTTCATCtgtactcagatttgagtactagcgACTTTCTTTCGGACcgttttttcctagacgaatgaaagcggaatgtgactgcatatcgTAGAGTCCTTTTCGCTTTATTTATTCGTCGTCTGTtgtcttatatattgtaaaagtcACACATTAAGGATATACCAGAAAGAAGTcccaacaagaaaagttttcagatttaaataattatttaccattttaatttttattataatgatgAATTCTGTATCTAAGACTTCTCGCTTTTAAATTGATCCCTTTGTTTATTATATGATTTTCCATATTTTGTACCTCATTTTCCAGAATTCTCGTTTCTTTCTTCTGCAGGTCTGTTTTGCTTTTTTTTTGCTGGTTCATAACTTTTCCTCATTTCTGTTGTATTCagtatattaatttactgtttgaTTTATTTTTCCTACTGTCTTTTCTGTCGCTTCCGTTATTATTTTCTCTATTtgtagtccaggaactgaagcttttcacctcgcaatttttacagaatggatcgatttgcttgaaaatttgagaataagtagtggatggtccaaggatcaaaatctatatgatgccgaaaggcgcttttactatgggggtggttgccaccccatctcgggggtggaaattttttattatattttgaccgcaaaagtttataaaaacattcattctaagcaaaaaatgttctatacatttttttaataaaattaatagttttcgatttattcgctatcgaaagtgttagttttatatctaagaaatcaatgttttcgacaTAGGTACTCATTTACCATTTACTCAATTTGTGCCGTAGAAAACATTTTTTCAacccaagttcttgggaattaaataatctacaatttcatattaaaacatattttcgtatctctgatggtaatctttctattctgaagaaaattgcattttttaccaaactacaaaaattcgttatttggttttaactccagtttttttaaaattaatcattataagccagtcaaacttctagaatctattaataatacataaataaagaagaatgaataaggccaatgactaaaaacaccgctaacttacattattgtgCTTCCTTAttgtgcttttttattttttcttttagaaAGTTTGGTGACAaagaattttataggtttttatgagatctataagcctattaatattaaatccttttaaaatcgtCAGtctcaaaaagaggtgactttgaaagggttggtaaagatggtttttgcatgttattacaagttttaattgtcaatagctcactcaatttttgcagtagaaaaaatttttgcaaaccaatttcttgggaattaaataaaacataatttcatattaaaacaatttttcgtatctctgatgctaatctttctattccgaagaaaagggcattttttaacaaactacaaaaattagttaatcgcttttaactccatttttttaaaccaatcatttgaagccggtcaaacttctagagcctattaataatacattagTAAAGAAGAGCAAATaagatcaatgactaattttaattagagtggtgattagggggttgtttccgatgacttttttgattaaaaaaatagggactgacattcttttcattacaaatcacttaatttttgtgctagagacttttttatttctggagatagatatttttaaatacttttgaattagtttgaacaagttatcatgcatagttttcccgtcgtttgactttgaatctacaatatttagcatttaaggaagaagagctaacatataaaaaAGTATACGAGTTTGCTCGATTACTATAttggttttaaagaaaattaataaaaactgatttgtttattttttcaaaaggtacatttttgttaagcaaagttgttttgataaaacgaaaactttttgagttattagcagaaaacttattaaaaacattgattttttcgatatacaactaacactttcgatagcgaataaatcgagaagtattaattttatcaaaaaaatgtatagaccgttttttggttataataaatgtttttaccaacttttgtggtcaaaatataataaaaaatttccacccccgagatggggtggcaaccaccccatggtaaaagcgcctttcgacatcatatagattttgatccttggactatg from Diabrotica virgifera virgifera chromosome 5, PGI_DIABVI_V3a includes these protein-coding regions:
- the LOC126885523 gene encoding uncharacterized protein LOC126885523, which encodes MKNLQLLMYYSSNTVKLALKSRNKLRGSRYKMSGDQTKMEQEAYKAAKKSLLERENAGEENFSIQFRHVYYQNVGGLRTRLSDLLINVSCCPYDIIILVESNLNDNFRDSELRCDGFDVFRCDRSLKSSDKLNGGGVLIFVRSKLQSHYISINEDHIEQLLILSQFGKSKFIIGGTYIPPHSPREAYMEEIVLQYPSLNIYMFGDYNLPNAVWSNDEFGVLVHCPGADPAVDVAQAYGYLKFYQLNSLPNDRNVFLDLVFSNYRDLVITRAGDPLLNSSLHHFGYEASLMALNTSSSSCLSYHEFYYDFMNGNYFEFNNFLAAIDWQECLGYSDINVSTQVFNEILATGIAFFVSLKRYRSSSFPKWFSHDLRCLTREKKYAHSLYMKNRSDVNYSNFSRLRSECKRLSDAYFSLYIRGLDAELQNNPYSFWKYIRDKLSSHNLPDLKFYNERSASNGQGIANLFKDFFQTVYLPSNNDLKLPSAHLDSNIGACFNITDFTVTGIFDATLA